A stretch of DNA from Gammaproteobacteria bacterium:
TCGGCGTCCTGATAAGCCTGATAATCGACGCTCCAGCCGGACTGTTCGAGGTGCTTGAGCCGCCCTCTGACATCGAGCTTGCGCGTCGCCGCAAGCGCTTTGGAGTCCACTTGCGCGCCGGGCAACCCGCGCACCCAGTAACGCAGTCCCGACACCGGCAGGGCCCAGCCGAACAGTTGACGTGTCAGCGTTTCCGGCGAGGCGGCACGGGCCGTGGAGCCATCGTGACGGGTGAGCATCACGCGCCGGTCGTCGCCCTGAATGCGCGCGACCACGCGCCCGAAAGAGTCGCGCATGTCGATCTGAAAATGCTCGCCACGCTGTTCCCAGCCGACACCAGCGAACCAGCCTTCCTCAGGGGTTTGAACGGAAAGCTTGCCCGTCATGCGCCACGCCGGTTGCTGGCTTAACGCTTGCTGGCGCTGCGTCCAGGCGGCGCGCGGATCGGCAGGTAAAGAATCAGTTCGCGGTGCCGTGGCGCAGCCAGCCAGCGCGAGCAATCCGATAGCCACGAAGCGTGCGGCGATCCTCCGCGTATCGAATGAACGAGAATCGCAGCTCGCGTTCGCAGTATGACCAGTAGCACTCGCGCGTGACGCCGCACCCTTCATCAATCCGGGCTGCAAACGATACAATCTCGGTGCGCGCTGCTCGCCCGGCGACAGATCGTCAACGCGCGTAACGATCGCGCAGTTCCAGCAGATACTCGTGCTCCGGCTCCTTGGCCAGCGCATCGCGAAGCACCGAGCGCGCCTCGTTTTTTTGTCCCCGCGTCCACAACACTTCGCTGAGATGACCGGCGATTTCGCTATCCGGCAACAACTTGAAGGCGCGATGCAGATACTGCTCGGCCCGCGCGTATTCGCCCAGCCGGAAATGCGCCCAGCCCATGCTGTCGATGACCGCCGGATCGTTCGGACGCGCGGCGAACGCACGCTCGATGTACCCCAGCGCCTCCGGCACCCGCTCGTTGTGATCCACCAGGGTGAATCCCAGCGCGTTAAGCGCGGTGGCATTATTCGGGTCGGCATCCAGAATGGTGCGCAAATCCGCCTCCAGGCGGTAGATCCTGCCGATTTGCTCGGCCATGAGCGCGCGCGCGTACAGCAGATCGCTGTTGCGGGGATGTTCAGCCAGCGCCTCGCCGAACAGGTTGATGCCCGCCTGATAACGTCCTGCCTCGCTCAATAACTGACCCTCCGCCAGATAAAGCTGTACGACGTTGACCGCTTCGCGCTCGGCCAGACGCGCCTGAGACAGATAATCGCGACCCTCCTCAAGCTCCCCGCGCTGTCCGAAAATTGCCGCGGTGCGCACCTGTGCATCGATCCAGAACGGGCCGCGGCTGACCTGACCGTACCACTCGACCGCTTCATCGAATTGCTTGCGCTCCTGCGCGACGCGGCCCAGATAATAGCGAGCTTCGTGGATGCGCCGGCCACTGTCGTTCAAGCGCTGAAAATACTTGCCGGCGTTCGCATAGTGACGCTCCTGCAGATCCAGCAGACCGAGCGTATAAAGAAGTTCCGGATTTTCCGGCCGCTCTTTAAGCAACCGACGAAACTGCGCGCGCGCTTCACCGAACCGTTCCATCTGTATCAGCATCTTGGCGAATCCCAGCCGCAGTGCATCGTCGTCGGGTGTGGCGCGCGTGGCCTCGCGCATCTCGCTCGCCGCCTGTGCCGCGTCGCCCGATCCCAGCAGTGCGCGCGCACGCACCACCCGCGCATCGGTAAGATCGGGGTCCAGCGCCAGCGCTTGCGCCGCCGCTGCCGCGGCCTCCTCGTTTTTTGCGGCGCCCAGCGCGAGGGTGGCATAAGCAAACTGCGCCATTGGTTCATCCTCATGGCGGTCGATCAGTATGCGCATGGCGGCCAGCGCCGCGTCGGCATCCTTTTCCTGTGCCAGGGTCGCGCCGACCAGCATAAATCCGTTGCCGGTGTCGCCCGGCGCACGCT
This window harbors:
- the lolB gene encoding outer membrane lipoprotein LolB; its protein translation is MAIGLLALAGCATAPRTDSLPADPRAAWTQRQQALSQQPAWRMTGKLSVQTPEEGWFAGVGWEQRGEHFQIDMRDSFGRVVARIQGDDRRVMLTRHDGSTARAASPETLTRQLFGWALPVSGLRYWVRGLPGAQVDSKALAATRKLDVRGRLKHLEQSGWSVDYQAYQDAEPIALPGKIAVTGHDLRVKLIVETWEMPDVSAQWR
- a CDS encoding tetratricopeptide repeat protein; translation: MIRIGFATVAAALTVGCAGIDSETAFAAAQSEDARVTRAPSSDLMYELMAGEIAGHYEDLEESVTHYLNALRMTNDPSVAARAASIALYADDEVSARKAALRWVHLSPSDPEARQTLAVLYVRAGQPRAAMPHLEYLVERAPGDTGNGFMLVGATLAQEKDADAALAAMRILIDRHEDEPMAQFAYATLALGAAKNEEAAAAAAQALALDPDLTDARVVRARALLGSGDAAQAASEMREATRATPDDDALRLGFAKMLIQMERFGEARAQFRRLLKERPENPELLYTLGLLDLQERHYANAGKYFQRLNDSGRRIHEARYYLGRVAQERKQFDEAVEWYGQVSRGPFWIDAQVRTAAIFGQRGELEEGRDYLSQARLAEREAVNVVQLYLAEGQLLSEAGRYQAGINLFGEALAEHPRNSDLLYARALMAEQIGRIYRLEADLRTILDADPNNATALNALGFTLVDHNERVPEALGYIERAFAARPNDPAVIDSMGWAHFRLGEYARAEQYLHRAFKLLPDSEIAGHLSEVLWTRGQKNEARSVLRDALAKEPEHEYLLELRDRYAR